The Vigna unguiculata cultivar IT97K-499-35 chromosome 6, ASM411807v1, whole genome shotgun sequence genome contains a region encoding:
- the LOC114187166 gene encoding pentatricopeptide repeat-containing protein At5g27110-like — translation MDTRKLLPLLIACKNSKSLKQGKLIHQKVVTLGLQNDIYLCKNLINLYLSCHLYDHARCVLNTMKNPCEISLWNGLMAGYTKNYMYVEALDLFEKLLHYPYLKPDSYTYPSVIKACGGLCRLLLGKMIHTCLVKTGLMMDVVVGSSLVGMYAKCNAFEKAIWLFNEMPGKDVACWNTVISCYYQSGNFKEALRYFSLMRKFGFEPDSVTFTTAISSCARLLDLNRGMEIHKELINSGSLLDSFIGSSLVDMYGRCGHLEKALEVFEQMPKKTVVAWNSLISGYGLRGDSISCIRLLKRMYNEGVKPTLTTLCSLIMVCSRSARLLEGKFVHGYIIRNRIQPDIFISSSLMDLYFKCGRVGLAENIFESIPKSKAVYWNVMISGYVTEGKLFEALALFSEMRKSYVEPDAITCTSVLAACSQLAALDKGKEIHNLIMEKKLDNNEVVMGALLDMYAKCGAVDEAFSLFKCLPKRDLVLWTSMITAYGSHGQAYEALELFTEMLQSNVKPDRVSFLAILSACGHAGLVDEGCHYFNQMMNVYGIKPGVEHYSCLIDLLGRAGRLHEAYEILHRNPQIRDDVGLLSTLFSACRLHKNIDLGVEIARILIDKDPDDSSTYILLSNMYASTHKWDEVRKVRSKMKELGLKKNPGCSWIEINQKILPFFVEDNSHVHLELVNKWLSYLTAHMDDESKPFIYHFDVENVFIQMII, via the coding sequence ATGGACACTAGGAAACTACTACCCCTTTTGATAGCTTGTAAGAATTCGAAGTCATTGAAGCAAGGCAAGCTCATTCATCAAAAAGTTGTAACATTGGGATTgcaaaatgatatatatttatgcAAGAACTTGATTAACCTATATCTTTCTTGCCATTTGTATGATCATGCAAGATGTGTTCTTAATACCATGAAAAATCCATGTGAGATATCCTTGTGGAATGGCCTGATGGCTGGTTACACTAAGAATTACATGTATGTGGAAGCCCTAGATCTTTTTGAGAAACTGTTACATTACCCTTACCTGAAACCTGATAGTTATACTTACCCTAGTGTTATTAAGGCTTGTGGGGGGTTGTGTAGGTTACTGTTAGGAAAAATGATTCATACATGCCTGGTAAAAACTGGTTTAATGATGGACGTGGTTGTTGGAAGCTCTCTTGTGGGTATGTATGCAAAATGCAACGCATTTGAGAAAGCCATATGGCTGTTTAATGAAATGCCTGGAAAGGATGTAGCATGCTGGAATACAGTAATTTCTTGTTATTACCAAAGTGGAAACTTTAAAGAGGCTCTACGGTATTTTAGCCTGATGAGGAAATTTGGATTTGAACCTGATTCAGTTACATTCACAACTGCTATTTCCTCATGTGCCAGACTTTTGGATTTGAACAGGGGAATGGAAATTCACAAGGAGTTGATAAATAGTGGGTCTCTGCTGGACAGTTTCATTGGCTCTTCTCTTGTTGACATGTATGGAAGATGTGGACACTTAGAAAAGGCTTTAGAGGTTTTTGAGCAGATGCCTAAAAAGACTGTTGTTGCCTGGAATTCCTTGATTAGTGGATATGGTTTGAGAGGTGACAGCATATCATGCATTCGCCTTTTAAAGAGGATGTACAACGAAGGAGTCAAGCCAACTTTGACTACTTTATGTAGTTTAATAATGGTTTGTTCACGATCTGCTCGACTACTAGAGGGAAAGTTTGTACATGGATATATAATACGAAACAGAATACAAcctgatatttttattagtagTTCACTCATGGATCTATACTTCAAATGTGGAAGGGTCGGGTTAGCCGAAAACATCTTTGAATCAATACCAAAGTCCAAGGCAGTTTATTGGAATGTCATGATCTCTGGATATGTGACTGAAGGGAAACTTTTTGAAGCTCTTGCCTTGTTTAGTGAAATGAGAAAATCTTATGTTGAGCCAGATGCTATTACTTGTACCAGTGTTTTAGCAGCTTGTTCTCAACTAGCAGCACTAGACAAAGGTAAAGAGATTCATAATCTGATCATGGAGAAAAAATTGGATAACAATGAAGTGGTTATGGGAGCTCTCCTTGATATGTATGCAAAGTGTGGCGCAGTTGACGAAGCATTCAGTCTTTTCAAATGTTTGCCAAAAAGAGATCTTGTGCTCTGGACTTCAATGATTACTGCTTATGGGTCCCATGGTCAGGCGTATGAAGCTTTGGAGCTTTTTACTGAAATGCTGCAATCCAATGTAAAACCTGATAGGGTTTCTTTTCTTGCTATATTATCTGCTTGTGGCCATGCTGGGTTGGTTGATGAGGGATGCCATTACTTCAATCAAATGATGAATGTTTATGGCATTAAACCTGGAGTTGAACATTATTCATGCTTGATTGATCTTCTTGGACGTGCTGGAAGATTGCATGAAGCATACGAGATTCTACATAGAAACCCTCAAATCAGGGATGATGTTGGGTTGCTAAGCACTTTATTTTCTGCATGCCGTTTGCACAAAAATATTGATCTAGGAGTTGAAATTGCTAGAATTCTTATCGATAAGGATCCTGATGATTCATCAACCTACATTCTCTTATCAAATATGTATGCTTCTACACATAAATGGGATGAGGTACGGAAGGTGAGATCAAAGATGAAGGAGCTTGGGTTAAAGAAGAATCCAGGGTGTAGTTGGATTGAGATTAACCAAAAGATCCTGCCTTTTTTTGTCGAAGACAATTCACACGTGCATCTAGAATTGGTTAATAAATGGCTTTCATATCTCACTGCTCACATGGATGATGAGTCTAAGccatttatatatcattttgaTGTTGAAAATGTCTTTATTCAAATGATCATCTAA